The Streptococcus pluranimalium genome contains a region encoding:
- a CDS encoding pneumococcal-type histidine triad protein, whose protein sequence is MTIKHKKALIVGSLSAALLLGTGFAITAYQARDDEGIKYIDGVEQIAKDATASGPAAEQTKKLNAEEGIDAEQIVVKITDDGYVTSHGDHFHYYSGKVPFDALISEELLMDDPNYQLRQSDIISEHKDGFIIKVNGQYYLYLKDPNVRDSVRTKEEIKEQQASNGKSGSSGKANKSDNIFSGSGHRNAQGRYTTDDGYVFTPESIVEDTGDAFIVSHGDHFHYVPKGDLAGWELAAANDYLKGSSKKVTAVSSTSRGGNATAPVTKQMVVKDKNGNSVHLGASYPNKDSANYGNGNVLNSGERISHSHNPSSNNQLSYLEQKLNAWYKLPKNRRHTEKDGLVFDPRQVTKKKNFGYVIPHGDHFHIIPFNQLTREEIEATEAVLSAKSNGQKIPSANDISKRQNSNHKHKDQTNNKKTPPKANNTKQNKPTKTSDKPKNKSDQVVKKVIHTFLGKEIEASPKGFDGKPYDTDDGYVFSKGSIIEVDSSGVTAKHGNHFHEVPFRELEQYELDQVAEWVTENNEKVAIEKDKQVKKTGQKPAFDANNVINKKDGSFILLKDGKEYIYDEKQLDNTQRAFAELKLAELKNGDYKYDIVAPKEGELEPGLYVNLDDIPLHAENATVDLGDRFVIPHIDHIHIAFYKDMKKEQIATVKYLMQHPEVRPDAWIDPGHNDKKTFNANKIKYIAGSTPKDQRTGMKNWQIIHTIEEVQQALKEGRYATNDGYIFDPEDIRDPQTIIWNDSYTIPRAKGGSLRDIPFTKLSESELAQAKKVAEEVKAERNKKIKADESNDDKSSEKKSINRVNFPIFKPKSQDSETDSSDNQDENATSGDQSTDVQTEPNVEKQTPESTNEDDGVVEEDATAIE, encoded by the coding sequence ATGACTATTAAACATAAAAAAGCACTGATAGTCGGTAGCCTATCTGCCGCCTTACTATTAGGTACTGGTTTTGCTATTACTGCCTATCAAGCCAGAGACGATGAAGGTATTAAGTATATTGATGGTGTGGAGCAAATCGCTAAAGATGCTACTGCCAGTGGACCTGCAGCTGAACAGACTAAAAAATTAAACGCTGAAGAAGGTATTGATGCTGAGCAAATCGTTGTTAAAATTACAGATGATGGCTATGTCACCTCACATGGTGACCATTTCCATTACTATAGCGGTAAAGTTCCATTCGATGCCTTAATCAGTGAAGAATTGCTTATGGACGATCCTAACTATCAGTTACGACAATCTGATATTATTAGTGAGCATAAGGATGGTTTCATTATTAAAGTAAATGGTCAATACTACCTATACTTAAAAGATCCCAATGTTCGGGATAGTGTCCGTACCAAAGAAGAAATTAAAGAACAACAAGCTTCTAATGGTAAAAGTGGCAGCAGTGGAAAAGCTAATAAGTCAGACAATATCTTCTCTGGTTCAGGACACCGGAATGCACAGGGGCGTTATACCACCGACGACGGCTATGTCTTTACACCTGAGAGTATTGTTGAAGATACTGGAGATGCCTTCATTGTCTCACATGGAGACCATTTCCACTATGTTCCAAAAGGTGATTTAGCAGGTTGGGAATTAGCAGCAGCTAATGATTACCTTAAGGGAAGTAGTAAAAAAGTAACAGCAGTGTCCTCTACTAGTCGCGGAGGAAATGCCACTGCACCTGTTACTAAACAGATGGTTGTTAAGGATAAGAACGGTAACAGTGTCCATCTTGGTGCTAGTTATCCTAATAAGGACAGTGCTAATTATGGTAATGGAAATGTCTTAAATAGTGGCGAACGCATCTCCCATAGTCATAACCCTTCATCTAATAATCAGTTGTCTTACTTAGAACAAAAATTAAATGCTTGGTACAAATTACCAAAAAATAGACGACATACTGAAAAGGATGGTTTAGTATTTGATCCGCGTCAAGTAACAAAGAAAAAAAATTTTGGTTATGTTATTCCACATGGAGATCATTTCCATATCATCCCGTTTAATCAATTAACACGAGAAGAAATTGAAGCTACAGAAGCTGTATTGAGCGCTAAATCAAATGGGCAAAAGATACCATCAGCTAACGACATCAGTAAGCGACAAAATAGCAATCATAAGCATAAAGACCAAACAAACAATAAGAAAACACCTCCTAAAGCTAATAATACCAAACAAAATAAGCCAACTAAGACATCAGATAAACCTAAAAATAAATCAGACCAAGTCGTTAAGAAAGTTATCCATACATTCTTAGGTAAGGAAATCGAAGCTAGTCCAAAAGGTTTTGATGGTAAACCTTATGATACAGACGATGGTTATGTTTTCTCTAAAGGCTCTATTATTGAAGTTGATAGCTCTGGTGTTACTGCAAAGCATGGCAATCATTTTCATGAGGTTCCATTTAGAGAGCTTGAGCAGTATGAACTAGATCAAGTTGCCGAATGGGTAACAGAAAATAACGAAAAAGTTGCTATCGAAAAAGATAAGCAAGTTAAAAAAACTGGCCAAAAACCAGCCTTTGATGCAAACAACGTCATCAACAAGAAAGATGGCTCATTTATCCTTCTTAAGGATGGTAAAGAATATATCTATGATGAGAAACAATTAGATAATACACAACGTGCATTTGCAGAATTAAAACTCGCTGAATTAAAAAATGGAGACTATAAATATGATATTGTCGCACCAAAAGAAGGTGAATTAGAGCCAGGACTATATGTCAATCTCGATGATATTCCACTCCATGCAGAAAACGCAACAGTTGATTTAGGAGATCGTTTTGTTATTCCTCATATTGATCATATACATATCGCCTTTTACAAAGACATGAAGAAGGAACAAATTGCAACGGTTAAATACCTCATGCAACATCCTGAAGTACGCCCTGATGCCTGGATTGATCCTGGGCATAATGACAAAAAAACATTCAATGCTAACAAAATCAAATATATCGCTGGCTCAACTCCAAAAGATCAGCGTACAGGTATGAAAAACTGGCAAATAATTCATACCATTGAAGAAGTACAACAAGCACTCAAAGAAGGGCGTTACGCAACAAATGATGGCTATATCTTTGATCCAGAAGATATTCGTGACCCACAAACTATTATTTGGAATGATTCTTATACCATTCCACGTGCAAAAGGGGGATCTCTGCGAGATATTCCATTCACAAAACTATCTGAATCTGAACTAGCACAAGCTAAGAAGGTTGCTGAAGAAGTCAAGGCTGAACGAAATAAAAAAATCAAAGCTGATGAATCTAATGATGATAAATCTAGTGAAAAGAAATCAATCAATCGCGTAAACTTCCCAATCTTTAAACCAAAATCCCAAGATAGTGAGACCGATAGTTCAGATAACCAAGATGAAAATGCGACATCAGGAGATCAATCAACTGATGTTCAAACGGAGCCTAATGTCGAAAAACAGACACCAGAATCAACAAATGAAGACGATGGCGTGGTAGAAGAAGATGCAACGGCAATAGAATAG
- a CDS encoding metal ABC transporter substrate-binding protein: protein MRKIRVKACIYLIMISLIFLGACSRGDTVLNPKKKELSIVTSFYPIYAITQEIAGDINDVRMIGSRNGIHSFEPSPADVRAINDADVFVYHSSTLEGWTKNLKENFEKTTVKIIEGTDGIQLQKVKGLEDIEATDGIDEKSLYDPHSWLDPQLISDEAGIIAEKLGEIDPKNKQKYLDNAKEFQNRALDLLAKYDKRFKNIKKRTFVTQHTAFSYIANRYQLNQLGIAGIEDEEPSPRRIAEILEFVKENKIKTIFAEPQTSNKKAKVIADATGVVVKTLDPLEADPQNDKTFLENLDKTLDIIANDLAEK, encoded by the coding sequence ATGAGAAAAATAAGGGTTAAGGCATGTATTTATTTGATAATGATTAGCCTCATTTTTTTAGGTGCTTGCAGCCGTGGTGATACTGTTTTAAATCCCAAGAAAAAAGAATTATCAATTGTGACGAGTTTCTATCCTATTTATGCTATAACTCAAGAAATTGCTGGCGATATCAATGATGTTCGTATGATTGGCTCAAGAAATGGCATCCATTCTTTCGAGCCTTCGCCTGCTGATGTTAGAGCCATTAATGATGCAGATGTTTTTGTGTATCATTCAAGCACACTTGAAGGGTGGACAAAAAATTTAAAAGAAAACTTTGAAAAAACGACTGTTAAAATTATTGAAGGTACTGACGGTATCCAATTACAGAAAGTTAAAGGTCTTGAAGACATCGAAGCAACAGATGGTATCGATGAAAAATCTTTATATGATCCACATTCCTGGTTGGATCCACAACTTATTTCGGATGAAGCAGGAATCATCGCTGAAAAACTTGGGGAAATTGATCCTAAGAATAAACAAAAATATCTTGATAATGCCAAGGAATTCCAAAATAGGGCTTTGGACCTGCTTGCTAAATACGACAAGCGTTTTAAAAATATTAAGAAGCGTACTTTTGTAACACAGCATACAGCATTTAGTTACATTGCTAACCGCTATCAGTTGAATCAATTAGGTATTGCTGGAATTGAGGATGAGGAACCAAGTCCACGTCGAATTGCTGAGATTTTAGAGTTTGTTAAAGAAAATAAGATCAAAACAATTTTTGCAGAACCTCAGACGTCTAATAAGAAAGCAAAAGTTATCGCAGATGCAACAGGTGTGGTAGTCAAAACATTAGATCCGTTAGAAGCAGACCCTCAAAATGATAAGACCTTTTTGGAAAATCTAGATAAAACTTTAGATATAATTGCCAATGATTTAGCAGAAAAGTAG
- a CDS encoding 1,4-dihydroxy-2-naphthoate polyprenyltransferase, protein MSPKNKHLTLPIFLEFVELRTKVASFFPMLIGIFWSVFHYQRFNLLSTILFVLAVLSFDMCTTAINNTMDYKKAVDMAYQRKDNVIGKHNLDYKQMVKIIIALLIFASLVSLVLVYRTDILLLPIGGLCFLIGIFYTFGPFPLSRLPLGEPFSGITMGFGIFFLAIFVQNPDGLLTSHWAGPVMSIDWHWLETMIIFWLSLPFVCLIANIMLANNLCDFEQDLKNERQTLIYYIGKENGIKLYTLLSILPWVVWYLGIIFGQIPLVGVAGVVIIPLYAKHLKAFQKEQIKRLTFVMSIKNFVLFSIMYLVTLLIAIIFHL, encoded by the coding sequence TTGTCACCGAAAAATAAACATCTCACCTTACCTATCTTTCTTGAATTTGTTGAATTACGAACAAAAGTAGCCAGTTTTTTTCCCATGCTTATTGGGATCTTTTGGTCGGTTTTTCATTACCAACGATTTAATCTTCTAAGTACTATCTTATTCGTCTTAGCTGTTCTTAGCTTTGATATGTGTACCACAGCAATCAATAACACTATGGATTATAAAAAAGCGGTCGATATGGCTTATCAGAGAAAAGATAACGTCATCGGCAAACATAATCTTGACTACAAGCAAATGGTTAAGATTATCATCGCCTTACTTATTTTTGCATCACTCGTTTCTTTAGTGCTCGTCTATCGAACAGATATCCTCTTACTTCCTATCGGAGGACTGTGTTTCCTGATCGGGATTTTCTATACCTTTGGACCATTTCCCCTCTCTCGTTTACCACTTGGAGAACCTTTTTCCGGGATTACCATGGGATTTGGAATCTTTTTCCTAGCGATTTTTGTGCAAAATCCTGACGGTTTATTAACCAGCCATTGGGCAGGACCCGTGATGAGCATTGATTGGCATTGGCTTGAGACGATGATTATCTTTTGGTTAAGCTTACCTTTTGTCTGCCTTATCGCAAATATCATGTTAGCCAATAATCTTTGTGATTTTGAGCAAGACCTTAAAAATGAGCGTCAGACACTGATCTATTACATTGGCAAAGAAAATGGTATAAAACTCTATACTCTCTTAAGTATTTTGCCATGGGTAGTCTGGTACTTAGGTATTATTTTTGGGCAAATACCTCTAGTTGGGGTAGCAGGAGTAGTTATCATACCACTATACGCTAAACATCTCAAAGCTTTTCAAAAAGAGCAGATAAAACGTTTAACCTTTGTCATGTCCATAAAAAACTTCGTTCTCTTTTCAATCATGTATCTTGTCACCCTACTCATAGCCATCATTTTTCATCTTTAA